The DNA sequence ATTCCCTAAGTCATCTTTGAGACTCACCCGAGTCCACCAACTCTAAACTTATGGTTCCTTAGTCTGTTATTCCTGATTCTATCATCTAAAGAAGAAAGGAGAAGAAggtactaaaactcaacttgaGTCTAGTTTCAATGTGTTGGATGATCTTCATTTACCCATTACCATTAGAAAAGGGAAGAGATATTGTACTCAACACCCTTTGACCAACTATGTTTCATATGATAACCTTTCTGCATCTCACAAAGCATATGTTATTAAACTTTACTCCATTGACATACCTAAAACTATTCAAGAGGTATTAGAGGATGAGAGTTGTAGGAACACAATGCAAGAGGAGATGAGTGCTTTGTAAAACATAATACCTAGGAGATTGTGGATAAACTTAAGATAGTTGCCTATAATCaaataggtgggctagggtttttacCTTTTGGGGTTTAAAGAGAGGAACAAGGGATAAAGTTTATATCAAAgaaacaacataaaataaaatatagaaagaaaataaggagaaGAAGGGATAGAACCTTAAAGTCAGACTAAGGCCTTCAAAGAGtatcacctagaagaaaatcaatggagtctcaccattgaaaaTTGCAAAGTATgccaaaaaaacataatattattaaccATCAATCAACACTTTGATTTACATCAATTAGCCTTAATTATaggtttctctaagaaatccaaggTCTACTAAAAttctaataattataataacctattatgagtGTAATTCTAATTCTCCTATAACCCAATTAGCTACTCTTAATTTAACTCCAATAAATactaatcataatttaattccaactaataCTAGTGTTGATCCTCATCATTCCTATTAGGACGAAACAAGTTGGGTGTACATGGTGTTTACAATAAAATAGAAGACCAATGGGATACTTGAGGGgtataaagcaagattggtagctaAGAGATATACTTGAACTTATGGGATGGATTACCAAGAAACCTTTGATTTGGTGGCAAAGGTGAATACTATTTATGTATTGTTATCCTTACCTACTAACTTTGATTAGCCCTTGCAACAAATTGGTGTAAAGAATCTATTCCTCCATGGGATTTTAGAGGAGGTTTATATAGAGATACCACTTGGTCTAGAAGAAAATTTCAAGGGGAATAAGATCCGTCGATTGAAGAAGACTCTATATGGGCTTAAACAGTCCCCCACagcttggtttggaaggtttTTTAAGGCAATTAAgaacataaattatatttagagCCAAAAGGGTCATACACTATGTTTTAAACACTTCAGTAATGGGAAAATAACTACTCTCATTGCGTATGTTTATTATGTTGTTGTGACAAGAGATAACTTAAAAGAAACAAGAGATTAaaagaaaagttggaaaaaCAGTTTGAAATTAAAAGACCTAGGAAGGCTTAAATACTTTCTAGGGATTGAAGCTGCTTGGTCAAATGAGACAATTGCGATTTCACAACAAAAGTATATTTTAGATCTTCTCAAAAAAACTGAGTTGTTAAACTGAGTTGTTAGGGTGTAGGTTGGCAAATACACCTATTGAGGCTAGTCATAGATTTGATGGACTAGAGTGTCCTCCAATTGAGAAAGAGAAATATTAACATTTGGGCAAGATCACTCACTAATAGGAACTCAACATTTGAGTATTGTACTTTCTTAAGAGGGAATTTGGTAACTTCAAGGAGTAAGAAATAGTTTGTGGCTACTAGGTCAAGTGTTGAAGTAGAATTTCGAGCCACGATGCATAGACTATGTGAGCTTCTCTAGACAAATATCATTCTTTCACTATCTTAGAATAAGTTAGTAAGGTCCTACGAAGTTTTGTTGTAACAAGAAGTCAACTATTGGTATAACCCACAATCCAATTCAGCATCACTAACTAAGCTAGTTGAAGTTGATCATCATTTAATTATGGAGAAACTTGATACTGGGTTGGTAAGCACCCCCAATATATCCTCAAAAAGACAATTGACCAACATACTTAGGGACGCACAGCCCAACTATTCCAATCTATCACAAATAAGCTCAGAATGAAGAACATTAACTAACCAGCTTCAGAGGAAGTattgaattgaaatttgtttatttttctgtaCAGTTGACTTGATTTACTTCTTGATTTATTTCCTATATAGTTGATTTAGTGGAGTAATTATAAGTTTTGAGTAGAGTaatttccttttccctttcccATTATAAAACATGACAAATAGGTTGTAAATATACCTAGTGAATATACACATGTTATTCAAATAATCATTCTCCATTTTCAAAAAGGTTTGATGTTAGTGAGGAATGCCCTTACATGCCGGTTGAACCTCTCTCCTTTTTTGAAATGGATGACCTTCAAAAGTTGAAGTAGCACTACCCTCATAAGTTGGAAATAGCTCCCCTACAAATGAAAACCATTAGCCTTAAGAGGGTATAATTGATCAAACTAACAAACcataaaactcaacttagttTCATAGTTTACCAATCAGAATGACTCATCAGAGAAACAAAAGGCCCTCTTAGTCCCCTCATCCAATCATAGATCAACCTAACTAATGGTCAGTTTGATTCATTAGAGATTGGTTTGATTGGCTATCTTTGCCAATTAGAGTGGTTTACTAGAGAAGTAAAGGCCAATCATTGATCATCCTAACATTAGGTCAATTTGTCAATACAGATCAGCTCAAAAACCAGCAAAATGGAAGAAGTATTTGTGTTTATTAACAGTAGAAGAAAAATGACTActtatatgtaaaataaaaactgtCATTCCATATCCATCTTATGCAAAAATGGGACACAAAAAATTCCACAATCATTTTGTGGCTTCTTCACTTTATACAACCTAATTGAGTAATGCACATCTATGGTTTTCAACGCTACAAAAGAGATGTGGTATGTAACTTCCAAAATTACATCTAGGAGGAATGCAACACATTTACTTGTTGACACAAGAAACAACACAGAACAGAATCACTTGAATTTGGCTTCCAACATTACCATCTTGAGCCTCTCAAAATAACTATATCTAACAGATAGACTAAGGGATTTTCACAAATTCAAGAGATCCTTCATTGCTTGCTCTAAGAGAGAGAGAACTCAACCTGCAAAGGTAGTTTTTATAAACCTTCAAAGTAGACCTTGAATGGAAAGAAGGACCATCAAGGAAATCAAGGAAATCAAGGAGAAGGAgatggagagagagagcaagAGAGAGAGAACTCACCCTACTTGTTGTCGCTATGTCAATGACATTGACGTTACTAAAAATCATCATAGAGAAGTTGATGGGATTCAGGCAGGCTTAGGGTTAAGTATTATTGAACTAAGTTGAAATTCACAAGGCCAATGATCGTTTCCTCATTCCTAAGAACATCTAACCACTTCTGCAAGTGATCTAGAATCCACAACCTTTTCTATTGATTTAAGTTAATTATTGGCTCTAAAACACATTTATCATTGGCAAGTTATGCATGTGAGAGAGATTGAAGTTCAATCGTATCAAGATTAAGACAGCAAGCACATAATTGACTAGACAGAAAGAGAGtacaagaattttattttatttttatttttatttttataaccgAGGAACTTTCCACGGCCAAGCCCTTCGGACTCTCCATGGGACCCAAACCTCAGAGTGCTAACTATCCTGCAACAACCAGTACTGGGTAAATTCAGGGTATCATCAGTGGCAGGATTCAAACCCAGAAGCATACGCCACTTACTGAGACCACACTTCCCAATGTTTGCCCTGACCAACTGGGCTACCCTGACAGGTAAAGAGAGAATAGAAATATAAATCATAACATTTTCAGAATACCTATAATCAGAAAAGATGTGACAAATTCATGGTTTCCTTCAATTCATTGAgattatattaagaaaaaaaaacaacatagaTAGATAAAGTAAAACATCTACAaagaattttcataaaaaaattaaattgaaatgtaACAGGGGTGGGCAAATCTCCATGACTTACCTGATTGCTCTTGCCTGGCGGTGCCTTCTATACCCCAAACAGAAGGAGAAGCCATGGAAGGCCCAGGCGAGAAGTTCCTGAGATTCATATAACGTTCTTGTAATTGGTCCGGAGTTGGTTGTGCGATTATCCTCTTAGTCTTAGCAGATTCTGCAAGCAGCTCTGACAAGCTGGGTAGTCCAAAATCAAGCACTCCAACTTGACTGCTACTAATGGGTCTTGTGGCAGAAGTGGGGTAACCTTGAAACCCATAAGGATCAATATATGCTGATTGTGGATCAATGTTCACTCCAAGACCTAAGTTCCTGTTGTTTGGCATAGGAAGATACTGCTGCCCATCAACTTGTGGTGTTTGTAAGGTATGACATAAGCTCGGAAAGTGATGTTCAGCATTGGTACCACATATAGCTCCAAAATCGTTGTTAGATGAGGCCCAAACACCCATATTATGGGTCGGATTTAAAAATTCACCCACATCATTTTGCCAACTTGAAAAGTGATCATCCACGTTGTGTACAGGATTCAAAGAACTTCGGTTTGTTGTTTGgccaaaagaaatatttaattggGGAAAAACAGACCCTCCAAGATCATTGTTAGATGAGGTTCTGCCACCTATGTTGTGGCCAAGACTTGAAAATCCACCAACATTGTTTTGTAAACTTGAAAAGCTACCTGCCATGTTGTGAACAGGATTTGATGAAGTTATGTTAGTTTTTTGACCATGGGATGCATTTAATTGGGGAAAAACAAGTCTCTCACTTTGGTCATTAATTTCATTGCCGTAGACAATGGACTTATATCCAGCCTCTCTATTACCTCCAATTCCAAGGGTCAAAAAACTTCCATCCATATGctcttgaaaattggagttaACTGCACCAACCATGCTACTGTTACCAATTCCTAATTCTCTGTTACCTGGGGTATGGTATAAGCCAGGATTGCTACCAGCAAGGTTTACAAAATCTCTGCTGATCTGTGACCTGAATTCATCACCAGTACATGCTTCTCCACCCTCCCTGTTCATTTGGAAGCCTCCAGCTGCATTAACTTTTCtggttaaaaaattttgatcaatttgagGGCTCTGAAAATTATTGAAGTGGGTGGCACCATCCATCAGATTCTCAGCAATTGCTCTATTATCATGGGTGTAAGATTGATATAACCGATTCATGTCCCCTTCAGGACATGGAAAAGCAGACACCGGTCTATGTAAGAAGGACATGCCTCCACTATTTATGGACTTCGAGCGAACCTGGGGATTCAGAAAGCTATTGTATTGGGTGGAATTAGTCATCAAATTCATACTGGTCCCTAGATTTCCCTGAGAATAAGCTTGATATCTTCCCCGCATGTTCTCCCATGGAAAAGGATGAACTGCCAGTGAGGACTCATGTGAGATGCGCCCATGATCAGGTCCAGCACCATTACCATCAACATCACAGATGACCCTAGTACAGTCAGTAGCTTCATTCTGTATTACGCATAAACCGAGTTCTTTATCCCTTTGTTCTAGAGAAGAAGAGACAGGTGGTTCTTCATTCCTTTGTTGCAGAAAACTAGAGACAGGTGCTTTGCTGGAATGGTCTGGATTGGCTTCTTCCATTTAGTAGTTGGTTCTGGATTAAAATTGCAGGAAAAAAGTGTCATTCAGAAATGTCCtttcagttaaaaaaaataccatctATAAATTATCACCATACTGGCAATGATTTAAGTGCAAGacataaagaggaaaaaaaatacaaaaaaaattgacctAAAAGGACTTTTCAACAAGAAATAACAAATCAGTTAATGAGGAGTGCAGTTAACTGACAGCATGAATTAACCAACTACAGGGTGATGATAAACTTCTGTAAATGCCAACAAAACTTTAAATGGATAAGATGCATAAGATCAAAGGACTTCTGGTAACAAATCAGTCAACAAGGAACTCAGTTTTTGGGTgttcaagaaaattttgacaGTGGATCAATCCATGTATCAATTTTGACGTTGTTTAGGGTTGTGGTTGTATGGGCTTGTCTGTTTTTGCACTTATACATTTCCAGTGTACTGTGTTCGCCACTTTTTGTTTGGCGCCCTTATCCttttatatgtatatgtatatccttatttgcctataaaaaatttttaatttcagcCAAGTATTTCATAGAGAATGAATTTTGATGGGTCCCAACAGACTGTTTATAGAAACAGTCTCTTCTAACCACACAAAAACCGATAATTGACAACTGACAGTAAGTCGTTCACAGATATATGCTGAAACCTCTACAAATTTAATTCAATCACAGGCCCAAATTATCTAACACCAATTGCCTGATAAATTCAGAGTTGCATGTTCGAGAGAAATCTAAAAAGACGATTCATCGAATGCAATTCAATCTAAACCCTCAAAACCCATACCTGATAcaaccaaggaaaaaaaaaatcacattcaatatttaaaaaaaaacttatgattgttattattattttagtgtaTGAGATTCTCAATACTTGAATTAGTCTAGTTGAATGGATGTCTTTAAATTGCTCAGTCCAAAATAGATTTAAACTTAAAAgataagatttaaaaatttcCTCTTTACCCTTAATTTCTCATCAGCCAAACAGTTTACCATCAATTACTCCAAAATAAAACTATCTGAACTGAATCTTGAAATCAAAAACTCAATTTCTGgaatcaagtattttttttaaacaagtgATAACTTAGACTTCACCCAAGAAGAAGAATGCAATTAAATCCAATATCTCAAAAATCTAAAAGTCAAACATGCAGAATCAGGGAATGTTCAAAACGAATGAAGATTATTCCTGATCAGAATAGAAAAATGCAATCAAATCCAAACCCAAAGACCTGAAAAATTCAAGctcaaacaaattaaaattttaaactcagGCCAAATACTCGAATTACCCTCAACTGAGTAAAGGCCTTCAAAAAGCCCAGCCCAAAAtaatcaaaaaaaataaagctcCAAATTCAAATCTCTTCcctatttcattatttttcatcaaaccAAACtcccatcttcaaattgaatttcaatAACAAGAACTTCAACATGTAGAATTGAGAACTTTCCAGATCGAGTGAAATTTAGCTCTAACCCAAGATAGCAAAATGCAATCAAATCCAAACCTTAGAAACCCAAACCTGATAAatccaagcaaaaaaaacaaaatcaataacaaaaaattttcaaatttcatactCAGATCAGTACCCAAATTATCCTCAATTAAGTAAAACTCTTAAAATCCCCCAGTCCCAAATAATCAAAAAgccaaaatcaaataaaaaacctCTTCCCTTCACAATTTCCCATGAACCAAAACCCCATCATCAAGCACTCTTAACTGAACTTCAgttttgaaaactcaaatatgcAGAATCAAGTTCTcaccaagagaaaaaaatgcaaCCAAATCTAAACCCTCAAATCCTATGCCTGAtaaatccaagaaaaaaaatttcaaatcttaAACTTAATCCAGTACTCGAATCAACCTCAATTGGGGTGAATTCTTTAAAATGCCCAGTCTCAAATTATCAACAACCcaaaaatcaaatcataaaCCTCGCCCCTTCTCCTCAATTTCCCATGATCGAAGCCCCCATCATCACACTACAAACTGAACTTAGATATCAAAAACTCAAACATGCAGAATCAAGTACCAACCAAGAGAGGAAAAATGCAATGAAATCCAAACCCTAAAAACACACACTCGATGAATAccagcaaaaaaataaaaataaaaacaaaaaaaaaattcaattttgaaactCAGTCCATGACTCGATTTACCCTCAATTGAGAAAAGCTCCTCAAGCTGGACAATCCCAAACAATCAAACACCTGAAACACGAAATCCAAATCTCTTCCCGTTTCCACAATTTCCCATCAACCAAAACCCCATCATCAAACACTCTGAACTGAATTCCGATAACAAAGACTGGACCACGTTTCTGCAGGTGAAAATCATCCGTAAACCCAGCGGATAAGCACAAGAATCGAAAAGAAAGAACCGAGTCGTATCAAAAACAGCATCtttctttaaaataagattgaatgaaattgatttgaagcataaaaaaaaaatcatcaagatCAGTCAATTCAAGCAGGGGAAATGAGAGGATTTTGCGCTAAATCGAATGGATTTTTTCATTTGAGAATTAAAAGAAAGACACGAACACAGATTCTTACCAGAAGTgattaaaaaatggtttgatCAGAAGGGGAGAGAGATTTTTGGCGCTTAGGGTTTTAAAGGGTTCGGTGTGGGGCCCACTGTGTTCTCCATGAGCGCCACGTCGGATTGTGGAGGTGCTTGGCCGCTTGAGCTGCGAGGTGACGTGGCGGTATCATTACGACGTCGTTTTAGTTGCGGGTGCACGGGTTTTGTTGTGGGAGCACTTGCATGGCGTGGTATGGACGCAACCCGCACGGACCCGATGTGGGGAATCTGAGACGACCGAGTGCCACGTGTCTCTTATTTACCTTCTTCAGtgttgaaataaataaaactataagcAAAATTTAAATCCTcgtatttaatttataaaaatagtaaggaaaaaaaaaggagtataatgtaaataatttgaaatttatacatataaatagaaatttaaattaaaaagagaaaaagatttaattttattttccctttttttctctcaatgatacaatattttgttccaattttggaaaatataaatgattttttaatttatacttttaacttttaaaaatgtttaataaatttattttcaaaaaatagaaaacaaaaatatattaaataattaataaatattaggtc is a window from the Vitis riparia cultivar Riparia Gloire de Montpellier isolate 1030 chromosome 9, EGFV_Vit.rip_1.0, whole genome shotgun sequence genome containing:
- the LOC117922341 gene encoding uncharacterized protein LOC117922341 isoform X1, producing the protein MEEANPDHSSKAPVSSFLQQRNEEPPVSSSLEQRDKELGLCVIQNEATDCTRVICDVDGNGAGPDHGRISHESSLAVHPFPWENMRGRYQAYSQGNLGTSMNLMTNSTQYNSFLNPQVRSKSINSGGMSFLHRPVSAFPCPEGDMNRLYQSYTHDNRAIAENLMDGATHFNNFQSPQIDQNFLTRKVNAAGGFQMNREGGEACTGDEFRSQISRDFVNLAGSNPGLYHTPGNRELGIGNSSMVGAVNSNFQEHMDGSFLTLGIGGNREAGYKSIVYGNEINDQSERLVFPQLNASHGQKTNITSSNPVHNMAGSFSSLQNNVGGFSSLGHNIGGRTSSNNDLGGSVFPQLNISFGQTTNRSSLNPVHNVDDHFSSWQNDVGEFLNPTHNMGVWASSNNDFGAICGTNAEHHFPSLCHTLQTPQVDGQQYLPMPNNRNLGLGVNIDPQSAYIDPYGFQGYPTSATRPISSSQVGVLDFGLPSLSELLAESAKTKRIIAQPTPDQLQERYMNLRNFSPGPSMASPSVWGIEGTARQEQSGELFPTYEGSATSTFEGHPFQKRREVQPALQLFPPNEVIAAQATEGGLFPKRIGVQSASNLGRTQDRCPVQSTKDLLGPAFTAGQGITVAKGNGLPSRDHHGHPLADGQVIPVAQGNVLSQTTNVFDAPSRKRSAVQTPQAAPYVPRRKTRPQPSIRPSIPFPVPMPRPSISPSIPLRARLPQPSTNPFVPSSAATHVKWQGFDGSPELSGLKCLICKRDVSYAPEGHIFQPAIPPAVAVLPCGHIFHDHCLQLITPKDQSKDPPCIPCAIGET
- the LOC117922341 gene encoding uncharacterized protein LOC117922341 isoform X3, which encodes MEEANPDHSSKAPVSSFLQQRNEEPPVSSSLEQRDKELGLCVIQNEATDCTRVICDVDGNGAGPDHGRISHESSLAVHPFPWENMRGRYQAYSQGNLGTSMNLMTNSTQYNSFLNPQVRSKSINSGGMSFLHRPVSAFPCPEGDMNRLYQSYTHDNRAIAENLMDGATHFNNFQSPQIDQNFLTRKVNAAGGFQMNREGGEACTGDEFRSQISRDFVNLAGSNPGLYHTPGNRELGIGNSSMVGAVNSNFQEHMDGSFLTLGIGGNREAGYKSIVYGNEINDQSERLVFPQLNASHGQKTNITSSNPVHNMAGSFSSLQNNVGGFSSLGHNIGGRTSSNNDLGGSVFPQLNISFGQTTNRSSLNPVHNVDDHFSSWQNDVGEFLNPTHNMGVWASSNNDFGAICGTNAEHHFPSLCHTLQTPQVDGQQYLPMPNNRNLGLGVNIDPQSAYIDPYGFQGYPTSATRPISSSQVGVLDFGLPSLSELLAESAKTKRIIAQPTPDQLQERYMNLRNFSPGPSMASPSVWGIEGTARQEQSGELFPTYEGSATSTFEGHPFQKRREVQPACNLGRTQDRCPVQSTKDLLGPAFTAGQGITVAKGNGLPSRDHHGHPLADGQVIPVAQGNVLSQTTNVFDAPSRKRSAVQTPQAAPYVPRRKTRPQPSIRPSIPFPVPMPRPSISPSIPLRARLPQPSTNPFVPSSAATHVKWQGFDGSPELSGLKCLICKRDVSYAPEGHIFQPAIPPAVAVLPCGHIFHDHCLQLITPKDQSKDPPCIPCAIGET
- the LOC117922341 gene encoding uncharacterized protein LOC117922341 isoform X2 — encoded protein: MEEANPDHSSKAPVSSFLQQRNEEPPVSSSLEQRDKELGLCVIQNEATDCTRVICDVDGNGAGPDHGRISHESSLAVHPFPWENMRGRYQAYSQGNLGTSMNLMTNSTQYNSFLNPQVRSKSINSGGMSFLHRPVSAFPCPEGDMNRLYQSYTHDNRAIAENLMDGATHFNNFQSPQIDQNFLTRKVNAAGGFQMNREGGEACTGDEFRSQISRDFVNLAGSNPGLYHTPGNRELGIGNSSMVGAVNSNFQEHMDGSFLTLGIGGNREAGYKSIVYGNEINDQSERLVFPQLNASHGQKTNITSSNPVHNMAGSFSSLQNNVGGFSSLGHNIGGRTSSNNDLGGSVFPQLNISFGQTTNRSSLNPVHNVDDHFSSWQNDVGEFLNPTHNMGVWASSNNDFGAICGTNAEHHFPSLCHTLQTPQVDGQQYLPMPNNRNLGLGVNIDPQSAYIDPYGFQGYPTSATRPISSSQVGVLDFGLPSLSELLAESAKTKRIIAQPTPDQLQERYMNLRNFSPGPSMASPSVWGIEGTARQEQSVQLFPPNEVIAAQATEGGLFPKRIGVQSASNLGRTQDRCPVQSTKDLLGPAFTAGQGITVAKGNGLPSRDHHGHPLADGQVIPVAQGNVLSQTTNVFDAPSRKRSAVQTPQAAPYVPRRKTRPQPSIRPSIPFPVPMPRPSISPSIPLRARLPQPSTNPFVPSSAATHVKWQGFDGSPELSGLKCLICKRDVSYAPEGHIFQPAIPPAVAVLPCGHIFHDHCLQLITPKDQSKDPPCIPCAIGET
- the LOC117922341 gene encoding uncharacterized protein LOC117922341 isoform X4 → MEEANPDHSSKAPVSSFLQQRNEEPPVSSSLEQRDKELGLCVIQNEATDCTRVICDVDGNGAGPDHGRISHESSLAVHPFPWENMRGRYQAYSQGNLGTSMNLMTNSTQYNSFLNPQVRSKSINSGGMSFLHRPVSAFPCPEGDMNRLYQSYTHDNRAIAENLMDGATHFNNFQSPQIDQNFLTRKVNAAGGFQMNREGGEACTGDEFRSQISRDFVNLAGSNPGLYHTPGNRELGIGNSSMVGAVNSNFQEHMDGSFLTLGIGGNREAGYKSIVYGNEINDQSERLVFPQLNASHGQKTNITSSNPVHNMAGSFSSLQNNVGGFSSLGHNIGGRTSSNNDLGGSVFPQLNISFGQTTNRSSLNPVHNVDDHFSSWQNDVGEFLNPTHNMGVWASSNNDFGAICGTNAEHHFPSLCHTLQTPQVDGQQYLPMPNNRNLGLGVNIDPQSAYIDPYGFQGYPTSATRPISSSQVGVLDFGLPSLSELLAESAKTKRIIAQPTPDQLQERYMNLRNFSPGPSMASPSVWGIEGTARQEQSGNLGRTQDRCPVQSTKDLLGPAFTAGQGITVAKGNGLPSRDHHGHPLADGQVIPVAQGNVLSQTTNVFDAPSRKRSAVQTPQAAPYVPRRKTRPQPSIRPSIPFPVPMPRPSISPSIPLRARLPQPSTNPFVPSSAATHVKWQGFDGSPELSGLKCLICKRDVSYAPEGHIFQPAIPPAVAVLPCGHIFHDHCLQLITPKDQSKDPPCIPCAIGET